The nucleotide window TTTAGAGATAAGATGGGGAAGGACGACACACAATCAAGTTTGGATCGATCTTAATTTGTGGGTTATGTCTTATCTGTCTCCGACCTTATAATGCACATAAGATTAGGAGCCCATGAATTTTGTAGGCAAGCAATTGCTATTGCTATTGCTTGCAATGATGGAGAAAATAATTGGAGCTATTAAGATTCCTATTGTCGTAGTATCACCAAAATTGAGAACCTGTTTATCTCCGATTTGGATTGGCCCATCaaatcattataaatataatataataaagttAATTATAATCAATTATGCAAGTCTATTATACCACTAATATTATGATAACAAGAACTCAAAATATCCTAATTATTCAATGTTCTATGATATAAAATATAAACAATCGCCAATGTCTCCTATCAATAAAAATGttataccataataataataataataataataacatattatcataaaatattaatatgttatcaaatgttttagatatttaaaatctaaagtgagatttatatattttttttatgggtTGGTATGGGAAGTGAACAGCTCAAATTGAGGCCTTGTAAGAACTCAAGTAATAATTTTTGTGTATGGAAATAGAACAAGTCAAATTTAAGACTTATATCACTATTATGAATCACATATATCACTATTATGCTAGTGTTTTAGACATAAAGTTTTGGGCAATTTTTCTAGAAAATATCTATATTGTAGGTTTTTcttaattgatattttttttaaaaataaatatccttaattaaaaaaaaaacttaaattatccCTCAAATTTTTTTTTCGCTTTTTACAATGCTTTTGTTTGTTATATAGTGTTTTTgactatcataataaaaatactataaaatttactcaaaaacattataaatgaTCTAAATGGACTCCTAATCTCAATCAAACTAactataaacctaaaaatatagtATTATAATGCTCAATGAGCAATGACAATAAAAAAGCATGATATAATATCACATACAGTTTTTTTcaatatcatttataatatttttaagatataaataaaatactataaatattataaaaatatgataaaagattttattagtttttatttttgatatgctaTATATAAATTCAAaggaataaatataaatataatttcatcATTTAAGAAAATTGCATGGAAAGTCACTCCAGCGAACGACCAAATCGCGGGCGGAAGCCAATCCGTTCTGTTGCCTCATAGTTTGCTACGGGACAAATCCCCTTCAAGAAGCAGGTTTGGCGCCATGGCAGATTCCTCGAGCTTGTCATCATCCCATCATTTCCAGCTTGTAGCAATCCAAATTATCCAATTCTTTAGTCGATGATGGCTCCATAACGCCATTAAATATCGGAGCTTGATGCAGATGACCAGCCCTACAAGAGCACACCAGCCGAGCGCCGGAGAAAGGAGAAGATGGGCGAACTCGGCTCGCATCCCGAAAGACTCCTCCGCCCGCTTTCTCGACGGGATTTAGTGGAAAATTTTGGAGtattttcttctaatttttgaagatttgttcttgttcttttgcTATTTGTTGCAGGTTCTTGAAGGATTCCTTGTGAGGATAGCATCGAGATCGAATATTTTTGGTTACATATCAACGTTTTTTCGTGGAATTCCGTGTTGTTTATGCTTTCCTTCTTCGGAACCGAGACACCAATCTCGCTTCTTTGACCTAGCAATTCCTATTTCGATTTGTTCTCATCGGTCAACACATCCTAATTCTTGGCTAATAGTCGTTGGAATTGGGGGAAACGAGTACATGGGGAATGGATTGGCTTGCATGCCAAAGAAAGACCTCAGAGGCGGCATCGGGTCTCGTAGCAGAAGGGGTTCCAACTCGAGATCACAGAGGAAGACGGCGGCATCCGAGGAGGAGCTATTGCACCACCGGGCCCTAGCGATGGCAATTCACCAGCACCAGTTGTCTCAACGCTTCGATGGATCGATGTCTCGCAGGATTGGTTCCGCGAGTTCTCGAAGAAGGGACCTTCCTGATTCTGTCACAAATGGAAAGCTGGTAATCCTACACTGCATCTTTCTCGTTTTTTTTCCCCGGATTTTTATGTCAATTTAATAGTAGTAGGATTTTTTTTGCTGCTGTGTTCTTAGCAATAGTTGGAGAAGTAGAATTTGATTTTAGTGTTGCATGTGTGCATGATTTTGAACCTCAATTAACAAGTATAGAGTGAATTGCTAACCTTTCCCATCTGAATAATATCACAAAAAAAATACCTGAGAGCATCACACAAAATTTTAGTGATGACTGTATCATCACTAAAAACAGATGGATGCATTTTGAAGCATAAAAGACTGTATTATCACTAAAACTGACTATGTTTTTGTGAAGTTGTAACTAGTTTTTAACTCATAATTGAACATTAATCTCTTGATGACCTAATCCCAACTCTGTgagtacatgttgatatctttctACGTTTTGATGCTCAAAGTGAAATTCACCATTGAATTGGTACATTTTTTAAATTTCACCAAACTCCTTAATGACAACATAGGAAACTTTTTTGATGCGGTTACTGACTCCTTGGTTAAAGTTGACTACAAGTGAAGTAGTGCTCTTAAATCTCAGCCTATTAGTCGTATGTGATGAATAATACACTAGTTAAATCATTGGCTTATACTTACCAAAGGCAGACCCTTCCTATCTTGGTCATGGTACACACTAATGGTTATCGAGATACTATCACCGATCTATAACTCTGCTCTTACACTACTAGGAATCTAAAGGTCTTAAcctttcaagatgaaattgctgcaTCGATCTAAAAAACATAAAATGGTATTCCACCTCTTTACTTATCCTTTATGCTTCTTCCAGTATCAGTTTAAGCAAGCTGGAAAATGCATTTTTCTTTGAATTGCTGAATATAAGAGATGCTTCTTTTGCTTTTGAGTCATTATAGACTCTCTTACATGGTTGCTGCTTGATGCCTCCCCCTCTTGTCAAATACATGTCAAAATGTGATGAaagtgataaatataatttttttaatactttttttaTTAACTATACTTTCAGCCTCCTGCTTTTCTAGAGAATCTTGAGACAAGGAAAATTATTCTAGTACATGGAGAAGGATTTGGGGCATGGTGTTGGTACAAGACCATGTCTCTTTTGGAGGAATCAGGACTACTTCCTGTTGCTTTAGATCTCACAGGTTCTGGCATAGATCAAACAGATATCAATAGCATCACATCCTTAGAGGATTATGCAAGGCCCCTCGTCACTTGCCTTCAAAGCCTTCCAGACGATGAGAAGGTGAAAAGTTGGCATGGAATACATTTGTCTGTGTGTTTTTTGAATGTGAGAATTGATAGTTCGCCATGTACGTTTGTGCAGGTTATTTTGGTTGGTCATAGTTGTGGAGGTGCGATTGTTTCATATGCTCTAGAAAGCTATCCAAGAAAGGTATCAAAAGCAGTATATGTGTGTGCCACAATGGTATCGAATGGGCAGAAACCTTTCGATGTATTTTCGGAGGAAGTAAGTACATACTTGTAGAAGTTTGCAAAAAATGAATATGATGGATGtatgcattttggagcatattttTCTAAGTCACACTTGAGATACTTTGTTTGGCATGTTCGACAGCTAGCATCTGCGGATCTTTTTTTGCAAGAGTCACAATTTCTAGTGTATGGAAATGGAAGAGATAAACCTCCTACCAGCATCATGTTTGACAAACAACAAATCAGGGCACTATATTTCAACCAGAGTCCACCAAAGGTCAGAATTGATGCTAACACTTGAAAAATTATTCCCCTTAATGTTGGTAATACCTTTGCTTTTAGATTCTATCTCTCTGCAATGTTTCAGAATATTTTATTTGAAAGCCAAGGTATCCAAATGGTCATGTTGCTATTCATactcattgattttttttattttttttcattaactTTGTGTGTGCTAAGTAATTTAGTTGGTAAAGACTTTAACAGTTGATTACAAGGTGTTCGAATCCCACATTCATCACTTACTTtttgtgaaaaataaaaatattgtgtcTGATCACTTTTAGCTTAGATTAGATCAATTTAAATAATTACATATGAccttcaaaggcttcaaattcaaGTGAATAGTTTTCCATCTTCCTAAGTGTTGTTGACACTCGAAAGATACATTATTTCACCTATCTGTTTGTGGATGTGAAATAGAGGACTACATCCAAGAGGTAGCCAATATATGAAATCTCAGATTAGTATCAAACATTGAGTTAGCTTATCTGTATCCCTTCTGCATAGATGTGCTTCATCAAAGAAGCTTATATAATCATAAGAACATCTAGAGATTCTATAATAATGTTATTTTTCCAATGAGTTTGAAGAATAAGAAGTTTATTCTCAGGTGTTGGATCTTGTTATAGCTTCTGAAAGCTTATATACTAGTGGTCTTTCCATAGGTTGTGGATAATGGAACGGTGTTTGTGACAAAGATATACATCTACAACCTAATTCTGGACtcctatctcatgcattcatcttTTTTCATACAGTAAAACTAAAAATGTCATCTTACTCTTGCATGTCATGCAATATATAAGCTGGTTGACACTCAATTCAATATCATCATTTCATAATCCAGTAATATCGATTGACAGAAGACTAGCTTTCATATTAAGACATTTTGAAGAGATTTAGTGTTCATTGTAACTGTTTGACATTTATATATACAAGCAATATCACCATTTCTAGTTTAATGGCTTCAAGTTAATTAGCATGATGATTACTGCAGGATGTTGCTTTGGCCACGGTATCAATGAGACCCATCCCGCTGGCTCCAATCATGGAGAAGCTCTCCCTCACCACAGAGAACTACGGCACGGTCCGACGATACTTCATCCAGACGCTCGACGATCGCATTCTCTCGCTCGATGTCCAAGAGAGATTGGTCCGCGAAAACCCCCCTCATGGCATGTACAAGATCAAAGGCAGCGACCATTGCCCCTTCTTCTCAAAGCCACAGACACTGAACAAGATTTTGATCGAAATTGTGCAGA belongs to Musa acuminata AAA Group cultivar baxijiao chromosome BXJ3-5, Cavendish_Baxijiao_AAA, whole genome shotgun sequence and includes:
- the LOC135638910 gene encoding putative methylesterase 14, chloroplastic, whose translation is MGNGLACMPKKDLRGGIGSRSRRGSNSRSQRKTAASEEELLHHRALAMAIHQHQLSQRFDGSMSRRIGSASSRRRDLPDSVTNGKLPPAFLENLETRKIILVHGEGFGAWCWYKTMSLLEESGLLPVALDLTGSGIDQTDINSITSLEDYARPLVTCLQSLPDDEKVILVGHSCGGAIVSYALESYPRKVSKAVYVCATMVSNGQKPFDVFSEELASADLFLQESQFLVYGNGRDKPPTSIMFDKQQIRALYFNQSPPKDVALATVSMRPIPLAPIMEKLSLTTENYGTVRRYFIQTLDDRILSLDVQERLVRENPPHGMYKIKGSDHCPFFSKPQTLNKILIEIVQIPLENALNDPS